The Bacteroidia bacterium genomic interval ATCTCCAAAGTCCCAAAAATAGTGGCTGCCCGGATCACCGGGACTTGAGGTATTTGTAAAGTTCACGATCAAGGGCTTGCACCCGTTAGATGGAGTATATGAGAATTTCGCCTCTTCTTTTTCAATTGTTACCAGTGCATTTTTGGTTAACGTATCGCTGCAACCTGCGGTGTCAGTCGCAATCAGTGAAACATTAAAACTTCCATCTGAGGTATAGGAATGGGTGGGATTTTTGGCAGTGCTGGAATCTCCGTCACCGAAAAACCATTTAAAGCTTACATTTCCACTGCCGGTAGTGTTATTGGAAAAGTTCACCTGGAGAGGAGGAGAACAGCCGGTGGAATTTTGTGCGGTAAACCTGACTTTGGGTAAAGGTTTTATATAGATCAGGCTATCTTCGGTTATTGTATGATTACAGCCGTTAGTGTCCGTTACGATCAGGATAACGGAATAGCTTCCGGGAGTTCTATAGTGATGGGAGGAACTCGATGAAGTATCTACTGTGCCATCACCAAAATCGAAAATTGTAGCAGAAATAGGTGCCGAACCTGGAGTGGAACTGCTCGTAAAGTTTACCGGCAAGGGAACACATCCTGAAGTGGGACTGGCCGTAATAGATGCTGAAGGAGGCGCGAACACGGTTATGGCATTTTTCATTTCAAAGGTGTCAGTCACCAGGCCATTTGAAACCACCAGTTTTACATCATATACACCGGGCGAATAATATATAGCACTGGGATCTGATTGCGAGCTTTGGTTGCCGTTTCCAAACCACCACTGATGGCTGGTGACCGGGCCGGTAGAAAGATTCGTAAAATTTACAGTTAAAGGGCTGCATCCCTGGGTATTAGAAACTGAAAAATCAGCAGTTATCTGTGCTTCTACCGTCAGGTGAAGTAGAAGTCCTATCCATACAATTAACACGCGCCACTTACTATCCATTCCCTCTCTTCTTAGTGTCATTTAATGCAACATCTTGCATTACGGCCATTTGTCCCTCAAATAATAGAAAACTCTATTTGTTCTCTCTGCGATCCTGAAATACGGCTTTTTTTGCATAACAGTGCAAAAAGGAGGCGATTGTTCCAAATGCATTCACCTAAATAAAAGCGAGTTGTACCCCCCGGTGTTCGCTTTATCTTGTTGTTTTCCGATAATTCAGAAGATATAAAACTATATCCTTCGGCACCAAAGATGATAAAATTTCTATTCAGAAAAAAGAGAAAGTATTTTATGGTCAAAAAAAATATTCTTGCTGTGTCAGAAATTGGATTAATTATATTTTTATGACTTTAGAGAGCATTGTGGGAGTTCCTTTAACAGCCGTGTTTGGAGCGGTCAAATGATGTAATTTTGCTGCCTTATGAAGAATTTCAGGAATTTCTGCATCATTGCACATATTGATCATGGTAAGAGCACATTAGCTGATCGCCTATTGGAATATACCAATACTGTAACTGACCGTGACCGGAAAGAACAGGTACTCGATGATATGGATCTGGAACGCGAGCGGGGAATTACAATAAAAAGCCACGCCATCCAGATGTACTATGAATACAAGGGCGAATCATATACCTTAAATCTTATTGACACTCCCGGCCATGTGGATTTTTCCTATGAAGTGTCGCGTGCTATTAAATCTTGTGAAGGTGCATTGCTGGTAGTAGATGCAGCGCAAGGAATTGAGGCACAAACTATCAGCAATCTTTTTTTAGCTCTGGAACATAATCTGGAAATAATTCCTGTGCTCAATAAAATAGATTTGCCTGGAGCCATGATAGAGGAAGTAAAAGATCAGATCATTGAACTCCTGGGATGTGCTGATGAAGACATTTTGCTTGCAAGCGCCAAAACAGGTGTTGGCGTTCATGATATTCTTAGTGGAATAGTTGAGCGCATTCCTGCACCAAAAGGGGATCCTGAAGCACCGCTACAGGCTCTGATCTTCGATTCGGTATACAATCCATTCAGGGGTGTTGTGGCTTATTACCGTGTGATGAACGGCAGGATCCGGCATAACGAAGCCGTGAAGTTTGTTCATACAGGCAAGGAATATCATGCTGACGAAATTGGCAATCTTGGCCTCAAACCTATGCCTCAAAAGATAATTGAAGCCGGAGATGTGGGATATATTATTTCAGGGATCAAAATTTCAAAGGAAGTAAAAGTAGGAGACACGATAACTTCTGTAAAGAATCCATGTAAGCAAGCCATCCAGGGCTATGAGAACGTGAAGCCAATGGTTTTTGCCGGCATTTATCCTGTAGAGTCGGAGGATTTTGAGGAGCTGCGGGGAAGCATGGAAAAGCTGCAATTGAATGACGCATCTCTTACGTGGGAACCTGAAACTTCTGTGGCGCTTGGCTTTGGTTTTCGGTGCGGGTTCCTGGGAATGCTGCACATGGAAATTATACAGGAACGTCTGGAACGTGAGTTTGACATGAACGTCATTACCACCGTCCCCAACGTGAGCTATCATGTTTTCACTTCTGACGGCAAAATGCATGTAGTTACCAATCCATCTGATTTGCCCGACCCTGGCCGGATAGAACGGACGGAGGAGCCCTATATCGTCAGTTCCATCATTACCAAATCAGATTTTGTAGGGCCGGTGATGGGCCTCTGCCTCGAAAAAAGGGGCATTATCAAAAACCAGGTTTACCTTTCTTCTAAACGTGTAGAACTCTCTTTTGAATTGCCACTTGGGGAAATCGTGTTTGATTTTTATGATAAACTTAAAACCATTTCCCGGGGCTATGCTTCCTTCGATTA includes:
- the lepA gene encoding translation elongation factor 4, whose protein sequence is MKNFRNFCIIAHIDHGKSTLADRLLEYTNTVTDRDRKEQVLDDMDLERERGITIKSHAIQMYYEYKGESYTLNLIDTPGHVDFSYEVSRAIKSCEGALLVVDAAQGIEAQTISNLFLALEHNLEIIPVLNKIDLPGAMIEEVKDQIIELLGCADEDILLASAKTGVGVHDILSGIVERIPAPKGDPEAPLQALIFDSVYNPFRGVVAYYRVMNGRIRHNEAVKFVHTGKEYHADEIGNLGLKPMPQKIIEAGDVGYIISGIKISKEVKVGDTITSVKNPCKQAIQGYENVKPMVFAGIYPVESEDFEELRGSMEKLQLNDASLTWEPETSVALGFGFRCGFLGMLHMEIIQERLEREFDMNVITTVPNVSYHVFTSDGKMHVVTNPSDLPDPGRIERTEEPYIVSSIITKSDFVGPVMGLCLEKRGIIKNQVYLSSKRVELSFELPLGEIVFDFYDKLKTISRGYASFDYHPLGYRESHLVKLDIRLNGEPVDALSAILHRDKSYEWGKKICEKLRELLPRQQFEIAIQASIGTKVIARETVRALRKDVTAKCYGGDISRKRKLLEKQKKGKKRMKQVGNVEIPQTAFLAVLKID